Proteins encoded together in one Gemmatimonadetes bacterium T265 window:
- the miaA gene encoding tRNA dimethylallyltransferase, with translation MTADSAPLRTVSAIVGPTGAGKSAIALALAERVGASIISADSRQLYRAFDVGTAKPTTGERARVPHRGVDAAEPVERWSAARWADAAEQWVADCDAAGRAPLVVGGTGFYLRALAEPLFAEPPLDPARRAALARELDALTTDTLRARVAVLDPDHAGAQRAQLLRAAEVVQLTGVPLSTWQRTAVRAPRVTLRYLVVDPGPALATRLSQRLDAMLAAGWLAEVEWLARTVPDDAAAWHATGYDVWRAHLAGSVTFAQARDRVLIDTRQYAKRQRTWFRHQLPPASVVHVDPTRTDAADVALAWWRAAPEATPGVVRPRPEPRPTRP, from the coding sequence ATGACGGCCGATAGCGCGCCGCTGCGCACCGTGTCGGCGATCGTCGGCCCGACCGGGGCCGGGAAGTCGGCGATCGCGCTCGCCCTCGCGGAGCGCGTCGGCGCATCGATCATCAGTGCCGATTCGCGCCAACTCTACCGCGCGTTCGACGTCGGCACCGCCAAGCCGACGACCGGCGAGCGGGCGCGCGTGCCGCATCGCGGCGTCGACGCGGCCGAGCCGGTCGAGCGCTGGAGTGCGGCGCGGTGGGCCGACGCGGCCGAGCAGTGGGTTGCCGATTGCGACGCGGCCGGCCGAGCGCCGCTCGTGGTCGGCGGCACCGGGTTCTACCTCCGCGCGCTCGCCGAGCCGTTGTTCGCGGAGCCGCCGCTCGACCCGGCACGACGCGCGGCGCTCGCGCGCGAGCTCGACGCGCTCACGACCGACACGCTGCGGGCGCGCGTCGCCGTGTTAGACCCGGACCACGCGGGCGCGCAGCGGGCGCAGCTGCTGCGCGCGGCGGAAGTCGTGCAGCTGACGGGGGTTCCACTGTCTACGTGGCAGCGGACCGCCGTGCGCGCGCCGCGCGTGACGTTGCGGTACCTCGTCGTCGACCCCGGCCCGGCGCTCGCCACGCGGCTGTCGCAGCGGCTCGACGCGATGCTCGCCGCCGGGTGGCTCGCCGAGGTCGAGTGGCTGGCGCGGACCGTGCCGGACGACGCGGCCGCGTGGCACGCGACGGGGTACGACGTCTGGCGCGCGCACCTCGCCGGGTCGGTGACGTTCGCACAGGCCCGCGATCGTGTCCTGATCGATACGCGCCAGTACGCGAAGCGGCAGCGGACGTGGTTTCGGCACCAACTGCCGCCGGCTTCCGTTGTGCATGTTGACCCCACGCGGACGGACGCGGCCGACGTCGCGCTTGCCTGGTGGCGCGCCGCGCCCGAGGCGACGCCCGGTGTAGTCCGCCCCCGGCCCGAGCCGCGACCAACGCGCCCATGA
- the mutL gene encoding DNA mismatch repair protein MutL gives MPRIAVLPSAVADQIAAGEVVERPASVVKELVENALDAGATTVEITIEDGGRALIRVSDDGVGMTRDDAVLSLSRHATSKIRSADELVGVASYGFRGEALPAICSVSELELVTADGDGAGTIVRAAAGSVRHVDGAARRRGTTVSVARLFYNTPARQKFLRSARGEWRGVSEVLTTVALARRDVRLTATHDGRPAVAWPAAASLRARLGAVYGARYPDALLDVDDVSGAIAVSGLVERPGDVGRAARRTFVSVNGRPVRDAGLVRAAEAAYRSTLRAGLRPSLFLEVAVPADAVDVNVHPAKAEVRFHDRWTVEGAVVRAVRRALGTLDSASGVGGRVWFARGLRGGDVPAEPLDERAVLAPAVPVTGGLFAPDDAHAPAPVDPRQDDGLPTGAPALAWDDAPAPAPAPAAAATVPDEVAVPPLVQLRRTYLMFERDEGVVLIDQHSAHERVLYERFLGALERGDAPSQRLLFPLTVHVSPAEAEAFDASRSSFERLGYMAEPFGGASLIVHAVPAPHPRFDAERCLRDSLAALTGDRHAATHARHERLAATVACKAAIKAGDPLSADEMRALYVALARTTLPAHDVHGRATIVHLGWDEVERRFGRR, from the coding sequence GTGCCGCGCATCGCCGTCCTCCCGTCCGCCGTCGCCGATCAGATTGCCGCGGGCGAGGTCGTCGAGCGCCCGGCGTCGGTCGTCAAGGAACTCGTCGAGAACGCGCTCGATGCGGGCGCGACGACCGTCGAGATCACCATCGAGGACGGCGGGCGCGCGCTCATCCGCGTGAGCGACGACGGCGTCGGGATGACGCGCGACGACGCCGTGTTGTCGCTCTCCCGACACGCGACCTCGAAAATCCGCTCCGCCGACGAATTGGTGGGCGTCGCGAGCTACGGATTTCGCGGCGAGGCGCTCCCCGCGATCTGCTCGGTCTCGGAGTTGGAGCTGGTCACCGCCGACGGCGACGGCGCCGGGACCATCGTACGCGCCGCGGCGGGAAGCGTGCGCCACGTCGACGGGGCGGCCCGGCGCCGCGGCACGACGGTGAGCGTGGCGCGGCTGTTCTACAACACGCCCGCGCGTCAGAAATTCCTCCGCTCGGCGCGCGGGGAATGGCGCGGGGTGAGCGAGGTGCTCACGACGGTCGCACTCGCCCGCCGCGACGTGCGTCTGACGGCGACGCACGACGGACGCCCGGCCGTGGCGTGGCCCGCCGCCGCGTCGCTGCGCGCGCGGCTGGGCGCGGTCTACGGCGCGCGCTACCCCGACGCACTCCTCGACGTCGACGACGTGTCCGGCGCGATCGCCGTCAGCGGCCTCGTCGAGCGGCCGGGCGACGTCGGGCGCGCCGCGCGCCGGACGTTCGTCAGCGTCAATGGGCGTCCGGTGCGCGACGCCGGCCTCGTGCGCGCCGCCGAGGCGGCGTACCGGAGCACGCTGCGTGCGGGGCTCCGCCCGTCGCTCTTCCTCGAGGTCGCGGTCCCGGCGGACGCCGTCGACGTCAACGTGCACCCGGCCAAGGCGGAGGTCCGCTTCCACGACCGCTGGACCGTCGAGGGCGCCGTCGTGCGCGCGGTCCGCCGCGCGTTAGGCACGCTCGACAGCGCCAGCGGCGTCGGCGGTCGCGTCTGGTTCGCGAGGGGGCTCCGCGGCGGCGACGTGCCGGCCGAGCCGCTCGACGAACGCGCCGTGCTCGCGCCCGCGGTCCCGGTCACCGGCGGACTGTTCGCGCCCGACGACGCCCACGCCCCCGCGCCGGTCGACCCGCGGCAGGACGACGGACTTCCGACCGGCGCGCCGGCGCTCGCGTGGGACGACGCGCCGGCGCCCGCGCCGGCACCCGCCGCGGCGGCAACGGTCCCCGACGAGGTCGCGGTCCCGCCGCTCGTCCAACTGCGGCGGACGTATCTGATGTTCGAACGCGACGAGGGCGTCGTGCTCATCGACCAGCACTCCGCCCACGAACGCGTGCTCTACGAGCGCTTCCTCGGCGCGCTCGAACGCGGCGACGCGCCGTCGCAACGCCTCCTCTTTCCGCTAACCGTGCACGTCTCGCCGGCGGAAGCCGAGGCGTTCGACGCGTCGCGCTCTAGCTTCGAGCGGCTCGGGTACATGGCGGAGCCGTTCGGTGGCGCGAGCCTCATCGTGCACGCCGTCCCGGCGCCGCACCCGCGCTTCGACGCCGAGCGCTGCCTGCGCGACTCGCTCGCCGCGCTCACCGGCGACCGTCACGCGGCGACGCACGCGCGGCACGAACGCCTCGCCGCGACGGTCGCGTGCAAGGCGGCGATCAAGGCCGGCGACCCGCTGAGCGCCGACGAGATGCGCGCGCTCTACGTCGCGCTCGCGCGCACGACGCTGCCCGCGCACGACGTCCACGGGCGCGCGACGATCGTCCACCTCGGCTGGGACGAGGTCGAGCGTCGCTTCGGCCGCCGATGA
- a CDS encoding hypothetical protein (possible pseudo due to internal stop codon) → MNQTDAPSAGAVVGPAQAASGHAVPAEILRQVRRIEVRTRGPVNSLWAGEYRSVFKGQGMEFAEVREYLPGDEVRAIDWNVTARMRRPFVRRYEEARELTVMLLVDLSGSERYGTKGRFKSELAVELAAVLALAAVRNNDRVGLTLFTDRIEHEVPPRKGRRHALRLLRDLLSADAVGRATDLAGAVDHVAKVLRQKAIVFIVSDFAAPELERPLKRLALRHDVIAVTVSDPGEDVLPDVGLARFVDPETGVDVEVDTSDPAVRAAFAANVAADAEARARALRRAGVDEIAVRTDRGYVQPLLSFFKTRETRVARR, encoded by the coding sequence GTGAACCAGACGGACGCCCCGTCGGCGGGGGCGGTCGTCGGGCCCGCGCAGGCCGCGTCGGGGCACGCGGTCCCGGCGGAGATCCTGCGGCAGGTCCGGCGCATCGAGGTGCGGACGCGCGGGCCGGTCAACTCGCTGTGGGCGGGCGAGTACCGGTCGGTGTTCAAGGGGCAGGGAATGGAATTCGCCGAAGTCCGCGAGTACCTCCCGGGGGACGAGGTCCGCGCGATTGACTGGAACGTGACGGCCCGCATGCGGCGCCCGTTCGTCCGGCGCTACGAGGAGGCGCGGGAGTTGACCGTGATGCTGCTCGTCGACCTGTCGGGTTCGGAGCGGTACGGTACAAAAGGGCGCTTCAAGAGCGAGCTGGCCGTCGAGTTGGCCGCCGTGCTCGCGCTCGCGGCCGTGCGGAACAACGACCGCGTCGGCCTCACGCTATTCACCGACCGCATCGAGCACGAGGTCCCGCCGCGCAAGGGACGGCGGCACGCGCTGCGCCTGCTGCGCGACCTGCTCTCCGCCGACGCCGTCGGGCGTGCGACGGACCTCGCGGGCGCGGTCGACCACGTGGCGAAGGTGCTGCGGCAGAAGGCGATCGTCTTCATCGTCTCGGACTTCGCCGCGCCGGAGCTCGAGCGGCCGCTCAAGCGCCTCGCGCTCCGCCACGACGTGATCGCCGTGACGGTGAGCGACCCGGGCGAGGACGTGCTGCCGGACGTCGGGCTCGCGCGCTTCGTCGACCCCGAGACCGGGGTCGACGTCGAGGTCGACACGAGCGACCCGGCCGTGCGCGCGGCGTTCGCGGCGAACGTGGCGGCCGACGCCGAGGCGCGCGCGCGGGCGCTGCGCCGCGCGGGGGTGGACGAGATCGCCGTGCGCACGGACCGCGGCTACGTGCAGCCGCTGCTCAGCTTCTTCAAGACGCGCGAGACGCGCGTGGCGCGCCGGTGA
- a CDS encoding ATPase, which yields MRERDVPRVDAPAAADAALVQSVMQQVGRRVVGQDYMVERLLIGLLTGGHVLLEGVPGLAKTLTVRTLAETIRTSFQRIQFTPDLLPADVVGTQVFDQSTGTFSVKKGPVFANVVLADEINRAPAKVQSALLEAMQEKQVTIGGETFRLAEPFLVLATQNPIEQEGTYPLPEAQLDRFMLKLRVGYPTRDEEREIMRRMAGGGAIDVMPVAGPAQILDARKRIAQLYVDERIVDYIVDLVHATRAPKEAGLADLAPLIEFGASPRATIALAQASRAHAFLRGRAYVTPDDVKAIAPDVLRHRVLTSFEADAEEVTSDDVVARVLARVPSP from the coding sequence ATGCGGGAGCGCGACGTCCCGCGCGTGGACGCGCCGGCGGCCGCGGACGCGGCGCTCGTGCAGAGCGTCATGCAGCAGGTGGGGCGACGGGTCGTCGGACAGGACTACATGGTCGAGCGGCTGCTGATCGGACTGCTCACGGGCGGCCACGTGCTGCTCGAAGGCGTGCCCGGCCTTGCCAAGACGCTGACTGTGCGCACCCTCGCCGAGACGATCCGCACGTCGTTCCAGCGCATCCAGTTCACGCCGGACCTGTTGCCCGCCGACGTCGTCGGGACGCAGGTGTTCGACCAGAGCACGGGCACGTTCTCGGTAAAAAAGGGGCCGGTGTTCGCGAACGTCGTGCTCGCCGACGAGATCAACCGCGCGCCGGCGAAGGTGCAGTCGGCGCTCCTCGAAGCGATGCAGGAGAAGCAGGTGACGATCGGCGGCGAGACGTTCCGGCTCGCCGAACCGTTCCTCGTGCTCGCGACGCAGAACCCGATCGAGCAGGAAGGGACGTACCCGCTGCCCGAGGCGCAGCTCGACCGGTTCATGCTCAAGCTGCGGGTCGGCTACCCGACGCGCGACGAGGAGCGCGAGATCATGCGGCGGATGGCAGGTGGCGGAGCGATCGACGTGATGCCGGTCGCCGGGCCGGCGCAGATCCTCGACGCGCGCAAGCGCATCGCGCAGCTGTACGTGGACGAGCGGATCGTCGACTACATCGTCGACCTGGTGCACGCGACGCGCGCGCCGAAGGAGGCCGGGCTTGCCGACCTCGCACCGCTCATCGAATTCGGCGCGAGCCCGCGCGCGACGATCGCGCTGGCGCAGGCGTCGCGCGCGCACGCGTTCCTGCGCGGCCGCGCGTACGTCACCCCCGACGACGTGAAGGCGATCGCGCCCGACGTGTTGCGGCACCGCGTGCTGACGTCGTTCGAGGCGGACGCGGAAGAGGTGACGAGCGACGACGTCGTCGCGCGCGTGCTGGCGCGCGTCCCGAGTCCGTGA
- a CDS encoding pseudouridine synthase, producing the protein MITAGRVTVNGTVAVLGQTVDPARDRILLDGAPVAAPVAAEWFVLHKPAGVMTTAVDPEGRRTVFDLVPKRPGLTYVGRLDYMTEGVLLLTTDGEAAHKLTHPSRAVERTYVTLVRGNAPAAVRAVRQGVELEDGIVRAVHADAYALGGRRWEFELTLTEGRTREVRRVCEVLGLEVERLLRIRFGPIALGDLPAGASRPLTAPERRSLDALLAMPALSRAERYADD; encoded by the coding sequence TTGATTACCGCGGGCCGGGTAACCGTGAACGGGACGGTCGCCGTCCTCGGACAGACGGTCGACCCCGCGCGCGACCGCATCCTGCTCGACGGCGCCCCGGTTGCGGCGCCGGTCGCGGCCGAATGGTTCGTGCTGCACAAACCCGCCGGCGTGATGACGACGGCGGTCGACCCCGAAGGGCGACGTACCGTGTTCGACCTCGTCCCGAAGCGGCCGGGGCTCACGTACGTCGGGCGGCTCGACTACATGACCGAGGGCGTGCTCCTCCTTACGACCGACGGTGAGGCCGCGCACAAACTGACGCATCCGAGCCGGGCGGTGGAGCGGACCTACGTCACGCTCGTCCGCGGCAACGCGCCCGCGGCCGTGCGGGCCGTACGCCAAGGTGTCGAGCTCGAGGACGGGATCGTCCGCGCCGTGCACGCGGACGCCTACGCGCTCGGCGGGCGGCGGTGGGAATTCGAACTCACGCTGACCGAAGGCCGCACGCGCGAGGTACGGCGCGTCTGCGAGGTGCTCGGTCTGGAAGTCGAGCGCCTGTTGCGGATCCGCTTCGGGCCGATCGCGCTCGGCGACCTGCCGGCCGGCGCCTCGCGCCCGCTCACCGCGCCGGAGCGGCGGTCGCTCGACGCGCTCCTCGCGATGCCGGCGCTCTCGCGCGCCGAGCGGTACGCGGACGACTGA
- the scpB gene encoding segregation and condensation protein B gives MLRVRTRSSPRMTALAKLLEAALFAALRPISEADLARLEPEAGVDGVRRALDELRAHYDDPEAGHAVELVEQGGGWQLLTRAEYAEAIERAQIAERPQRLTAAALETLAVIAYRQPIGRAEVEEIRGVAVGGVLKTLVERGLVDVVGRAEGLGRPLLYGTTPRFLEQFALRHLEELPRADELAVALRANPATL, from the coding sequence GTGCTGCGCGTGCGGACGCGCTCGAGTCCGCGCATGACGGCGCTCGCGAAGCTGCTTGAAGCGGCGTTGTTCGCCGCGCTGCGCCCGATCTCCGAAGCCGACCTAGCGCGCTTGGAACCGGAGGCGGGCGTCGACGGCGTCCGTCGCGCGCTCGACGAGTTGCGGGCGCACTACGACGATCCCGAGGCGGGGCACGCCGTCGAGCTCGTCGAGCAGGGCGGCGGTTGGCAGCTCCTCACGCGCGCCGAATACGCCGAGGCGATCGAGCGGGCGCAGATCGCCGAGCGGCCGCAGCGGCTGACCGCGGCGGCGCTGGAGACGCTCGCGGTGATCGCGTACCGACAGCCGATCGGGCGGGCGGAGGTCGAGGAGATCCGAGGCGTCGCCGTCGGCGGCGTGCTCAAGACGTTGGTCGAGCGCGGGCTCGTCGACGTCGTCGGCCGGGCCGAGGGGCTCGGGCGTCCGTTGTTGTATGGTACGACGCCGCGATTTTTGGAGCAGTTCGCACTCCGGCATCTCGAAGAGCTGCCGCGGGCCGACGAACTCGCCGTCGCGCTCCGTGCCAATCCGGCCACGCTCTGA
- the scpA gene encoding segregation and condensation protein A, whose product MALTALPPASRADHAPDPGAGLDAGFVVELPEFSGPLDLLLSLIRDEQLDVYDIPIARVAQQFLARVHALGLDDAADYLDMAARLLRIKAQLLLPRPGGADDLWEDPRAELVRRLLEYQQVREVVAHLDDLAERRRGRFGRGAVFARHSDGEAEPLPVPLALSLGELLGSVDRVLRAVRRPAVHDVVPRALDVAGAIADVRALLARRAFARWGDVMADDAEPWRVLSALLALLELAKLGEVRLAQESTFGEVTIARAARADALESAHDGAREAA is encoded by the coding sequence GTGGCACTGACGGCGCTCCCGCCGGCGTCGCGCGCCGATCACGCGCCGGACCCGGGCGCCGGCCTCGACGCCGGCTTCGTCGTCGAGTTGCCGGAGTTCTCGGGGCCGCTCGACCTGCTGCTGTCGCTCATCCGCGACGAGCAGCTCGACGTGTACGACATCCCGATCGCGCGCGTGGCGCAGCAGTTCCTCGCGCGCGTGCACGCGCTCGGCCTCGACGACGCGGCCGACTACCTCGACATGGCTGCCCGTCTGCTGCGCATCAAGGCGCAGCTCCTGCTCCCGCGCCCCGGCGGCGCGGACGACCTCTGGGAAGACCCGCGGGCCGAACTCGTGCGCCGGTTGCTCGAGTACCAGCAGGTGCGCGAAGTCGTCGCACATCTCGACGACCTCGCGGAACGCCGCCGGGGCCGGTTCGGGCGCGGCGCGGTGTTCGCGCGGCACTCCGACGGCGAGGCAGAGCCGCTGCCCGTCCCGCTCGCGCTCTCGCTCGGCGAGTTGCTGGGCAGCGTCGACCGCGTGCTGCGCGCCGTGCGCCGGCCCGCCGTGCACGACGTCGTGCCGCGCGCGCTCGACGTCGCGGGCGCGATCGCCGACGTCCGCGCGCTCCTCGCGCGCCGCGCGTTCGCGCGCTGGGGCGACGTGATGGCCGACGACGCGGAGCCGTGGCGCGTACTGAGTGCGCTGCTCGCCCTACTCGAACTCGCCAAACTCGGCGAGGTCCGTCTAGCGCAGGAGAGCACCTTCGGCGAGGTCACGATCGCCCGTGCTGCGCGTGCGGACGCGCTCGAGTCCGCGCATGACGGCGCTCGCGAAGCTGCTTGA
- a CDS encoding peptidase M50: MDLTTILLGAPVLLFSFVAHEYAHVYAALRQGDPTGYQLGRLTWNPLPHIDPFFSIVLPLMSLYFGNFIFGGAKPAPVVPRNFRHYKRGDIIVSLAGVTANVAIGVVCGLLALLFGMLGAAVPAAGTTCAILQQMALFGLVINFTLAAFNLLPIPPLDGSHVAKYLLPPAWAQQYERIGQYGFLVLFLFLSFGRGLLVTWMTPAFAAIATAERALAPYLLPTPWH; encoded by the coding sequence TTGGACCTCACGACGATCCTCCTCGGCGCCCCGGTGCTCCTCTTCTCGTTCGTAGCGCACGAGTACGCGCACGTGTACGCCGCGCTCCGTCAGGGCGATCCGACCGGCTACCAGCTCGGGCGGCTGACGTGGAATCCGCTGCCGCACATCGACCCGTTCTTCTCGATCGTGCTGCCGCTCATGTCGCTCTACTTCGGCAACTTCATCTTCGGCGGTGCGAAACCCGCGCCGGTGGTCCCGCGCAACTTCAGGCACTACAAGCGCGGGGACATCATCGTCTCGCTCGCCGGGGTGACCGCGAACGTCGCGATCGGGGTCGTCTGCGGGCTGCTCGCCTTGCTCTTCGGGATGCTCGGCGCCGCCGTGCCGGCGGCGGGGACGACCTGCGCGATCCTGCAGCAGATGGCGCTCTTCGGACTCGTCATCAACTTCACACTCGCCGCGTTCAACCTGCTGCCGATCCCACCGCTCGACGGATCGCACGTCGCCAAGTACCTCCTGCCCCCCGCCTGGGCGCAGCAGTACGAGCGCATCGGCCAGTACGGGTTTCTCGTGCTGTTTCTGTTTCTCTCGTTCGGCCGCGGTCTGCTCGTGACCTGGATGACGCCGGCTTTCGCGGCGATCGCGACGGCCGAGCGCGCGCTGGCGCCGTACCTGCTCCCGACGCCGTGGCACTGA
- the rpsT gene encoding 30S ribosomal protein S20 — protein sequence MPNIASAKKNMRKSRAAAVRNRAQRSTLRTALKKARAEAAGAETVTEAVSLLDRAARKGLIHKNKAARHKSQLARKANAQAAAATTSAA from the coding sequence GTGCCCAACATCGCATCCGCCAAGAAGAACATGCGGAAGTCGCGCGCCGCGGCGGTGCGCAACCGCGCGCAGCGCTCCACGCTCCGCACCGCACTCAAGAAGGCCCGCGCCGAGGCCGCGGGCGCCGAGACGGTCACCGAGGCCGTCAGCCTGCTCGACCGCGCGGCCCGCAAGGGGCTGATCCACAAGAACAAGGCCGCCCGCCACAAGTCGCAGCTCGCCCGCAAGGCCAACGCGCAGGCCGCGGCCGCCACGACGTCGGCGGCCTAA
- the pyrC gene encoding dihydroorotase, translating into MSDAPEARPLLLAGGRVLDPSQGLDVAAGDVLLVGGRVEHAGERVGRPDDATVVDCAGLVVSPGFIDVHCHLREPGREDVETIATGARAAAAGGFTAVCAMPNTDPVTDNQAAVGFIVRQAQRAAASRVYPVGAITLGQRGETLAEFGEMVGAGAVAVSDDGKPVVSAHIMRTALEYARTFGIPVANHCEEPTLAHGGAMNEGAVSMRLGLKGIPSEAEEIMAIRDILLARRTGGHVHLCHMSTAGSVDLIRWGKARGIRVTAEVCPHHLSLTEDAVEGYQTNAKMNPPLRTAADVEALQAAVRDGTIDVVATDHAPHHYDEKEREFADAPNGIVGLETALGVIVTWLVAPGVLSYAQLVDRMACAPARVFGLPGGTLRRGAPADVTVFDPERRWTVDPATFRSKGRNTPYAGRTLQGRAVATVVAGGIVYDDRSTPA; encoded by the coding sequence GTGAGCGACGCCCCCGAGGCACGGCCGCTACTGCTCGCGGGCGGGCGCGTGCTCGACCCGTCGCAGGGACTCGACGTCGCGGCCGGCGACGTGCTCCTCGTCGGCGGCCGCGTCGAGCACGCGGGGGAGCGGGTGGGCCGGCCGGACGACGCGACCGTGGTCGACTGCGCGGGGCTCGTCGTCTCGCCGGGGTTCATCGACGTGCACTGCCACCTGCGCGAGCCCGGGCGCGAGGACGTCGAGACGATCGCGACGGGGGCCCGCGCGGCCGCGGCGGGGGGCTTCACGGCGGTGTGCGCGATGCCCAACACCGACCCGGTCACCGACAATCAGGCGGCGGTCGGGTTCATCGTGCGGCAGGCGCAGCGCGCGGCCGCGTCGCGCGTCTACCCGGTCGGGGCGATCACGTTAGGCCAGCGCGGCGAGACGCTCGCCGAATTCGGCGAGATGGTGGGCGCGGGCGCGGTCGCAGTGAGCGACGACGGCAAGCCAGTCGTGAGCGCGCACATCATGCGCACCGCGCTCGAGTACGCGCGCACCTTCGGCATCCCCGTCGCGAACCACTGCGAGGAGCCGACGCTCGCGCACGGCGGCGCGATGAACGAGGGCGCGGTCTCGATGCGGCTCGGCCTCAAGGGGATCCCGTCCGAGGCCGAGGAGATCATGGCGATCCGCGACATCCTCCTCGCCCGGCGCACGGGCGGGCACGTGCACCTCTGCCACATGAGCACGGCCGGCTCGGTCGACTTGATCCGGTGGGGCAAGGCGCGCGGCATCCGCGTGACCGCGGAGGTCTGCCCGCACCACCTGTCGCTGACCGAGGACGCGGTCGAGGGCTACCAGACCAACGCGAAGATGAACCCGCCGCTCCGCACGGCGGCGGACGTCGAGGCGCTGCAGGCGGCGGTGCGCGACGGCACGATCGACGTCGTCGCGACGGACCACGCGCCGCACCACTACGACGAGAAGGAGCGCGAGTTCGCCGACGCGCCTAACGGCATCGTCGGGCTCGAGACGGCGCTCGGCGTGATCGTCACCTGGCTCGTCGCGCCCGGGGTGCTCAGCTACGCCCAGCTCGTCGACCGGATGGCGTGCGCGCCGGCCCGGGTGTTCGGGCTGCCCGGTGGAACGCTTCGTCGCGGCGCTCCGGCCGACGTCACCGTTTTCGACCCGGAGCGGCGGTGGACCGTCGACCCGGCAACATTTCGGTCGAAGGGCCGGAACACGCCGTACGCCGGTCGAACGCTCCAGGGGCGTGCGGTCGCGACGGTCGTCGCGGGCGGTATCGTCTACGACGACCGTTCGACCCCGGCCTGA
- a CDS encoding aspartate carbamoyltransferase produces the protein MSAPATAPPTAPAPPAAPSLGKDLLGLEGLTRAQIELVLDTAAPLRAVSERAIKKVPTLRGQTVVNLFFEASTRTRVSFEFAEKRLSADTVSIASAGSSVSKGETLVDTARNLEAMKIDTVVIRHGSSGAARFLAERIDSTVINAGDGTHEHPTQGLLDLLTLRDRFGALDGRRVCIVGDVLHSRVARSNVFGLQALGAEVAVCGPRSLLPNAVDALGVKVFDRVEAAIEWAEALNVLRLQLERMQAGYIPSVREYNRVFGVTRERLERAPRDLLILHPGPMNRGVEIDSDVADGPHSVILDQVTNGVAVRMAVLYLLAGGRPDLAEAARGPA, from the coding sequence GTGTCCGCGCCCGCGACCGCCCCGCCGACCGCGCCGGCCCCCCCCGCCGCGCCGTCGTTGGGCAAGGACCTGCTCGGCCTCGAGGGGCTCACGCGGGCGCAGATCGAGCTCGTGCTCGACACGGCCGCGCCGCTGCGCGCGGTGAGCGAGCGCGCGATCAAAAAGGTGCCGACGCTCCGGGGCCAGACCGTGGTCAACCTGTTCTTCGAGGCGTCGACGCGCACGCGCGTGTCGTTCGAATTCGCCGAGAAGCGGCTCAGCGCCGACACCGTGAGCATCGCGTCGGCCGGTTCGAGCGTTTCGAAAGGCGAGACGCTCGTCGACACGGCGCGGAACCTCGAGGCGATGAAGATCGACACGGTCGTGATCCGCCACGGGTCGTCGGGGGCCGCGCGGTTCCTCGCCGAGCGGATCGACTCGACGGTGATCAACGCCGGCGACGGCACGCACGAGCACCCGACGCAGGGGCTGCTCGACCTGCTCACGCTGCGCGACCGGTTCGGCGCGCTCGACGGGCGGCGCGTCTGCATCGTCGGCGACGTGCTCCACTCGCGCGTCGCGCGCTCGAACGTCTTCGGGCTGCAGGCGTTAGGCGCGGAGGTCGCCGTCTGCGGGCCGCGCTCGCTGCTGCCCAACGCGGTCGACGCGCTCGGCGTTAAGGTCTTCGACCGCGTCGAGGCCGCGATCGAGTGGGCGGAGGCGCTCAACGTGCTGCGGCTCCAGCTCGAGCGCATGCAGGCCGGCTACATCCCGTCGGTGCGCGAGTACAACCGCGTGTTCGGCGTCACGCGCGAGCGCCTCGAGCGCGCGCCGCGCGACCTCCTCATCCTGCACCCGGGACCGATGAACCGCGGCGTGGAGATCGACTCCGACGTGGCCGACGGGCCGCACTCCGTCATCCTCGACCAGGTCACGAACGGCGTCGCCGTGCGCATGGCCGTGCTCTACCTGCTCGCGGGCGGCCGGCCGGACCTGGCCGAAGCCGCGCGGGGGCCGGCGTGA